Proteins encoded by one window of Pristiophorus japonicus isolate sPriJap1 chromosome 17, sPriJap1.hap1, whole genome shotgun sequence:
- the LOC139227866 gene encoding protein kish-B isoform X2 has translation MTNDFSSVPFIGLYSFDGLLVFGLLFICTCAYLKKVPRLNKWLLSEKKGVWGVFYKAAVIGTRLHVPVALSCLVMGVYVLFIK, from the exons ACTTCAGTTCTGTACCTTTTATAGGGT TATATTCTTTCGATGGGCTCCTGGTTTTTGGCTTGCTTTTCATATGCACCTGTGCATACTTAAAGAAAGTTCCACGACTAAATAAATGGTTACTTTCCGAAAAGAAAGGAGTATGGGGCGTATTTTACAAAG CTGCAGTAATAGGAACGAGGCTTCATGTACCAGTGGCACTATCTTGCCTTGTCATGGGTGTTTATGTTTTGTTTATTAAATGA
- the LOC139227866 gene encoding protein kish-B isoform X3 translates to MTNVYSFDGLLVFGLLFICTCAYLKKVPRLNKWLLSEKKGVWGVFYKAAVIGTRLHVPVALSCLVMGVYVLFIK, encoded by the exons TATATTCTTTCGATGGGCTCCTGGTTTTTGGCTTGCTTTTCATATGCACCTGTGCATACTTAAAGAAAGTTCCACGACTAAATAAATGGTTACTTTCCGAAAAGAAAGGAGTATGGGGCGTATTTTACAAAG CTGCAGTAATAGGAACGAGGCTTCATGTACCAGTGGCACTATCTTGCCTTGTCATGGGTGTTTATGTTTTGTTTATTAAATGA